In Tachysurus vachellii isolate PV-2020 chromosome 1, HZAU_Pvac_v1, whole genome shotgun sequence, a genomic segment contains:
- the slc1a8a gene encoding excitatory amino acid transporter 5, protein MRCVFTTYIRDYMKRNGLLTLSVLGVFTGCILGYTLRGCELSSQAKIYLSFPGELLMRMLKMLILPLITSSLMSGLSSMESKACCHMGLLTVTYYLWTTFIAVVVGIVLVVIIKPGFATDMESNRLGGGPVMTSADALLDLVRNMIPSNLIEATFQQYKTELIPLLKTQDSIEQHNLVYLMPHDDHPDGHHVLLDLTPPPDIHYKVYPGSSHQMNVLGIVIFSATMGLLLGKMGERGAPLVNVCQCINECVMKIINAAVWYFPFGIIFLVAAKILDMSEPSTLGRKLGWYAVTVLTGLFIHGFILLPLFYFLLTRKNPFIYIRGLLQAMVIALATSSSSATLPITMKCLLENCHVERQIARFVLPVGATINMDGTALYEAVAAIFIAQVNEYELDFGQMVTISITATAASIGAAGIPQAGLVTMVIVLTSVGLPPDDVTLIVAIDWILDRFRTMINVLGDSLAAGIIGHLCRKKFAPDKRGSASGSRQNRNHSQNMDDVHLADVPLLAGKDCMYEVVGDTVIERPTIYYNICQV, encoded by the exons ATGCGCTGTGTCTTCACCACATACATCAGGGACTATATGAAACGAAATGGACTGCTGACTCTATCCGTGCTCGGTGTGTTTACAGGATGCATCCTTGGCTACACGCTCAGGGGATGTGAACTCTCCTCACAG gCAAAGATTTACCTCTCGTTCCCTGGTGAACTGCTGATGCGTATGCTAAAAATGCTCATTCTGCCCCTGATCACCTCAAG TTTAATGTCAGGCCTGTCATCGATGGAATCCAAGGCGTGTTGTCATATGGGCTTACTCACTGTGACCTATTACCTGTGGACCACTTTCATTGCCGTGGTGGTTGGCATTGTACTGGTGGTGATCATCAAACCGGGCTTTGCGACAGACATGGAGAGCAACAGGCTGGGAGGAGGTCCGGTGATGACCTCAGCAGACGCTCTGCTCGACCTCGTCAG AAACATGATTCCTTCAAATCTCATAGAGGCCACATTTCAGCAG TACAAGACAGAACTTATTCCTCTTCTTAAAACACAAGACAGCATCGAGCAGCACAACTTGGTTTACTTGATGCCACACGACGATCATCCGGATGGTCACCATGTGTTACTTGACCTGACACCACCTCCTGATATTCACTACAAGGTGTATCCTGGAAGCAGCCACCAAATGAACGTGCTGGGGATCGTCATCTTCTCAGCCACTATGG GACTCCTGCTTGGCAAAATGGGTGAGCGTGGTGCACCTTTAGTCAACGTCTGCCAGTGTATCAATGAGTGTGTCATGAAGATCATCAATGCAGCGGTGTG GTATTTTCCCTTCGGCATCATCTTTCTGGTGGCTGCGAAGATCCTGGACATGAGTGAGCCCTCCACTCTGGGGAGGAAGCTGGGTTGGTATGCAGTGACCGTTCTGACTGGATTGTTTATCCATGGCTTCATTCTTCTTCCGCTATTTTATTTCCTCTTAACACGCAAAAACCCCTTCATTTACATCAGAGGATTGCTGCAAGCTATGGTCATTGCCTTAGCTACATCCTCAAG TTCTGCCACGCTGCCCATTACTATGAAGTGCTTACTGGAGAACTGTCACGTAGAAAGACAGATTGCACGCTTTGTCTTGCCCGTGGGAGCCACCATCAACATGGACGGCACTGCTCTCTACGAAGCGGTGGCAGCCATCTTCATCGCTCAGGTCAACGAGTATGAGCTGGATTTTGGACAGATGGTGACAATAAG CATAACAGCCACGGCTGCAAGCATCGGTGCTGCAGGGATCCCTCAGGCTGGCCTTGTAACCATGGTGATAGTGCTGACATCTGTAGGATTGCCACCGGATGACGTCACGCTGATTGTAGCCATCGACTGGATTCT GGACCGTTTTCGGACAATGATTAACGTACTAGGAGACTCCCTGGCAGCTGGAATCATCGGCCACTTGTGTCGGAAAAAATTTGCCCCTGATAAACGG GGGTCAGCCAGTGGATCACGCCAGAATAGGAATCACAGCCAAAACATGGACGATGTTCATTTGGCTGACGTGCCGCTGCTTGCAGGAAAAGACTGCATGTACGAGGTGGTTGGAGACACGGTTATTGAGCGACCCACTATCTACTATAACATCTGTCAAGTTTAA
- the elavl1b gene encoding ELAV-like protein 1b isoform X2 — protein MAVRRGHIRYLKVCEVQSQGNDRDLQQLGKGASMKTPEGLSPSFFEQDAYSLPNGFESHLGDEPKDAKTNLIVNYLPQNMSQDELRSLFSSIGEVESAKLIRDKMGGHSLGYGFVNYINPSDAERAISTLNGLRLQSKTIKVSYARPSSDSIKDANLYISGLPKTMTQKDVEDLFTQYGRIINSRVLVDQASGLSRGVAFIRFDRRIEAEDAIKGLNGQKPPGASEPITVKFAANPNQAKNSQLLSQFYHTQSRRFGGPVHHQTQRFRFSPMSVDHMSSVSSMNVSGSSTPGWCIFIYNLGQDCDEGLLWQMFGPFGAVTNVKVIRDFNTNKCRGFGFVTMTNYEEAAMAIASLNGYRLGDKVLQVSFKTSKSHK, from the exons ATGGCTGTAAGAAGGGGACACATAAGATACCTGAAG GTTTGTGAGGTGCAGAGCCAAGGTAATGACAGAGATTTGCAGCAGCTTGGCAAGGGAGCCAGCATGAAG ACTCCTGAAGGGCTTTCTCCTTCATTTTTTGAGCAGGACGCCTACAGCCTTCCTAATGGTTTTGAAAGCCACTTAGGAGACGAGCCAAAAGATGCTAAAACTAACCTGATAGTCAATTACTTGCCACAGAACATGTCGCAGGATGAGCTGCGTAGTCTGTTCAGCAGCATCGGTGAGGTGGAGTCTGCCAAACTTATTCGGGACAAAATGGGAG gcCACAGTTTAGGGTACGGATTTGTTAACTATATTAACCCTAGTGATGCAGAAAGGGCAATCAGTACTCTCAATGGGCTGAGACTACAGTCTAAAACTATCAAG GTCTCTTATGCCAGGCCAAGCTCTGACTCAATTAAAGATGCCAATCTTTACATTAGTGGCTTGCCCAAGACCATGACCCAGAAAGATGTGGAAGACTTATTTACCCAGTATGGACGCATCATAAACTCAAGGGTGCTGGTAGATCAGGCTTCAG GCTTGTCACGTGGAGTCGCCTTCATTCGCTTTGACAGGAGAATTGAAGCAGAAGATGCCATTAAAGGTCTGAATGGTCAGAAGCCCCCTGGAGCATCTGAGCCCATCACAGTGAAGTTTGCAGCAAATCCCAACCAGGCAAAGAACTCGCAGCTGCTGTCCCAGTTCTATCACACACAGTCTAGGCGCTTTGGAGGCCCTGTTCATCACCAGACCCAGAGGTTCAG GTTCTCACCAATGAGTGTAGACCACATGAGTAGTGTCTCTAGCATGAATGTATCCGGGAGCTCGACCCCTGGCTGGTGCATCTTCATTTACAATCTGGGTCAAGATTGCGACGAAGGCCTTCTGTGGCAGATGTTCGGCCCCTTCGGCGCAGTCACCAACGTCAAAGTCATCCGCGACTTCAACACCAACAAATGCAGAGGTTTTGGTTTCGTCACAATGACCAATTACGAAGAGGCGGCCATGGCCATCGCCAGCCTCAACGGATACCGTCTGGGAGACAAGGTCCTCCAGGTCTCCTTCAAGACCAGCAAGTCTCACAAATAA
- the elavl1b gene encoding ELAV-like protein 1b isoform X1, whose amino-acid sequence MAVRRGHIRYLKVCEVQSQGNDRDLQQLGKGASMKTPEGLSPSFFEQDAYSLPNGFESHLGDEPKDAKTNLIVNYLPQNMSQDELRSLFSSIGEVESAKLIRDKMGGHSLGYGFVNYINPSDAERAISTLNGLRLQSKTIKVSYARPSSDSIKDANLYISGLPKTMTQKDVEDLFTQYGRIINSRVLVDQASGKGLSRGVAFIRFDRRIEAEDAIKGLNGQKPPGASEPITVKFAANPNQAKNSQLLSQFYHTQSRRFGGPVHHQTQRFRFSPMSVDHMSSVSSMNVSGSSTPGWCIFIYNLGQDCDEGLLWQMFGPFGAVTNVKVIRDFNTNKCRGFGFVTMTNYEEAAMAIASLNGYRLGDKVLQVSFKTSKSHK is encoded by the exons ATGGCTGTAAGAAGGGGACACATAAGATACCTGAAG GTTTGTGAGGTGCAGAGCCAAGGTAATGACAGAGATTTGCAGCAGCTTGGCAAGGGAGCCAGCATGAAG ACTCCTGAAGGGCTTTCTCCTTCATTTTTTGAGCAGGACGCCTACAGCCTTCCTAATGGTTTTGAAAGCCACTTAGGAGACGAGCCAAAAGATGCTAAAACTAACCTGATAGTCAATTACTTGCCACAGAACATGTCGCAGGATGAGCTGCGTAGTCTGTTCAGCAGCATCGGTGAGGTGGAGTCTGCCAAACTTATTCGGGACAAAATGGGAG gcCACAGTTTAGGGTACGGATTTGTTAACTATATTAACCCTAGTGATGCAGAAAGGGCAATCAGTACTCTCAATGGGCTGAGACTACAGTCTAAAACTATCAAG GTCTCTTATGCCAGGCCAAGCTCTGACTCAATTAAAGATGCCAATCTTTACATTAGTGGCTTGCCCAAGACCATGACCCAGAAAGATGTGGAAGACTTATTTACCCAGTATGGACGCATCATAAACTCAAGGGTGCTGGTAGATCAGGCTTCAGGTAAAG GCTTGTCACGTGGAGTCGCCTTCATTCGCTTTGACAGGAGAATTGAAGCAGAAGATGCCATTAAAGGTCTGAATGGTCAGAAGCCCCCTGGAGCATCTGAGCCCATCACAGTGAAGTTTGCAGCAAATCCCAACCAGGCAAAGAACTCGCAGCTGCTGTCCCAGTTCTATCACACACAGTCTAGGCGCTTTGGAGGCCCTGTTCATCACCAGACCCAGAGGTTCAG GTTCTCACCAATGAGTGTAGACCACATGAGTAGTGTCTCTAGCATGAATGTATCCGGGAGCTCGACCCCTGGCTGGTGCATCTTCATTTACAATCTGGGTCAAGATTGCGACGAAGGCCTTCTGTGGCAGATGTTCGGCCCCTTCGGCGCAGTCACCAACGTCAAAGTCATCCGCGACTTCAACACCAACAAATGCAGAGGTTTTGGTTTCGTCACAATGACCAATTACGAAGAGGCGGCCATGGCCATCGCCAGCCTCAACGGATACCGTCTGGGAGACAAGGTCCTCCAGGTCTCCTTCAAGACCAGCAAGTCTCACAAATAA